A region of Paenibacillus thiaminolyticus DNA encodes the following proteins:
- the sigG gene encoding RNA polymerase sporulation sigma factor SigG, with amino-acid sequence MTRNKVEICGVDTSKLPVLTNAEMRELFVALQERNERSAREKLVNGNLRLVLSVIQRFNNRGEFVDDLFQVGCIGLMKAIDNFDLGQNVKFSTYAVPMIIGEIRRYLRDNNPIRVSRSLRDIAYKALQVRDSLTNQNSREPTIIEISEALNVPKEDVVFALDAIQDPVSLFEPIYHDGGDPIYVMDQISDDKNKDVSWIEEIVLREAMRKLNEREKMILSMRFFEGKTQMEVADEIGISQAQVSRLEKSAINQMQKHVRT; translated from the coding sequence ATGACCCGAAACAAAGTCGAAATTTGCGGTGTCGATACATCGAAGTTGCCCGTCCTCACGAACGCCGAAATGAGAGAATTGTTCGTGGCTCTGCAGGAGCGGAATGAACGTTCCGCACGAGAGAAGCTAGTCAACGGTAACTTGCGTCTTGTCCTTAGCGTTATTCAGCGCTTCAACAATCGCGGCGAATTCGTCGATGATTTGTTCCAAGTCGGATGCATTGGCCTAATGAAGGCCATCGATAACTTCGATCTGGGGCAGAACGTTAAATTTTCCACCTATGCGGTACCGATGATTATCGGCGAGATCCGAAGATATTTGCGGGACAACAACCCGATCCGCGTATCCCGCAGCTTGCGGGACATTGCCTACAAGGCGCTGCAGGTTCGTGATTCCTTGACCAATCAAAATTCGCGGGAGCCTACGATTATTGAAATCTCGGAAGCATTAAACGTTCCTAAGGAGGATGTCGTCTTCGCATTGGATGCGATACAGGATCCGGTTTCTCTCTTTGAACCAATTTATCATGACGGCGGCGATCCGATATACGTCATGGATCAGATAAGCGATGATAAAAATAAGGACGTATCCTGGATCGAGGAAATTGTGCTCCGGGAAGCGATGCGGAAGTTGAACGAGAGAGAGAAAATGATTTTATCGATGCGTTTTTTTGAAGGGAAAACCCAGATGGAGGTAGCGGATGAAATCGGCATATCTCAAGCGCAGGTATCCCGGTTGGAGAAATCAGCTATCAATCAAATGCAAAAGCATGTGCGAACGTAA
- a CDS encoding YlmC/YmxH family sporulation protein — protein sequence MKISDFQTKDVINIVDGKKLGQVSDVELDLKQGRIEAIVVPNYSKFLGFFGGGTELVIPWRNIVKIGADVVLVKMEEAKASARAEEYETTVLLPRP from the coding sequence ATGAAAATATCCGATTTTCAAACGAAAGATGTTATCAATATTGTAGACGGCAAAAAATTAGGGCAAGTTAGTGATGTCGAGCTGGATTTGAAGCAAGGGCGCATCGAGGCGATCGTCGTGCCCAACTACAGCAAGTTCCTCGGTTTCTTCGGCGGGGGCACCGAGCTGGTCATTCCGTGGCGGAACATTGTTAAAATCGGCGCCGATGTCGTGCTCGTCAAGATGGAGGAGGCGAAGGCCTCTGCTCGGGCGGAGGAATACGAGACGACGGTTCTGCTTCCGAGACCGTAG
- the pgeF gene encoding peptidoglycan editing factor PgeF has protein sequence MEPFVRRQGNKPDEPGVLELAGWMAGTPGLAAGFTTRIGGVSQGCFDSLNCALHVHDAEEDVIANRRRVAGVAGIPFENWVCGEQVHGNRVHAVTEEDRGRGWFGRATAIQDADALVTDAEGVMLASFYADCVPLIFLDPVKRVVAVAHAGWKGTVTRIGPETVHMMQKRYLSSIEHIRAAIGPSIGPCCYEVDNRVLEQVRAVWNEEEGEEERAVIRSSRPGHAWLDLRELNRQLLKQAGILPTNIECTNLCTGCDTGMFFSHRKEGGATGRMMSFIGWKKG, from the coding sequence ATGGAACCTTTTGTACGACGTCAAGGCAATAAGCCGGATGAACCGGGTGTGCTCGAACTGGCCGGCTGGATGGCCGGTACGCCTGGGCTGGCGGCCGGGTTCACGACCCGGATTGGCGGGGTGAGCCAGGGGTGCTTCGATTCACTCAACTGCGCCCTTCATGTGCACGATGCGGAGGAGGATGTCATCGCGAACCGGCGGCGAGTCGCCGGGGTTGCCGGTATTCCGTTCGAGAACTGGGTATGCGGAGAGCAGGTTCACGGCAATCGCGTACACGCAGTTACGGAGGAAGACCGGGGCCGGGGCTGGTTCGGCCGGGCCACTGCGATTCAAGATGCGGACGCGCTCGTGACCGATGCAGAAGGGGTGATGCTGGCCTCCTTTTACGCCGATTGCGTGCCGCTTATTTTTCTCGATCCGGTGAAGCGGGTCGTGGCGGTGGCGCATGCGGGCTGGAAGGGGACGGTAACCCGGATTGGCCCGGAGACGGTACATATGATGCAAAAGCGCTATCTCAGTTCGATCGAGCATATAAGAGCGGCCATCGGACCTTCGATCGGTCCGTGCTGCTATGAGGTGGACAACCGGGTGCTGGAGCAGGTCCGGGCAGTGTGGAACGAAGAGGAAGGCGAGGAGGAGCGCGCTGTCATTCGATCTTCCCGGCCGGGACATGCATGGCTCGATTTGAGGGAATTGAATCGACAATTGTTGAAACAAGCAGGAATTTTGCCAACAAATATCGAATGTACTAATTTGTGCACCGGCTGCGATACCGGCATGTTTTTTTCCCACCGCAAGGAAGGGGGAGCAACCGGCCGCATGATGAGCTTTATTGGTTGGAAGAAGGGATGA
- a CDS encoding YggS family pyridoxal phosphate-dependent enzyme yields the protein MTLQQRIEAVERRIQEACARAGRNREDVRTIAVTKYVSLDRTGEAIAAGLKHVGENRWQDAEAKWMRYGEQAAWHFIGTLQSNKAKEVVGKFAYIHSLDRLSLAKAIEKRAAELDQVVRCFIQVNISGEASKQGLPPQEVAPFLEELKAFPRIQPIGLMTMAPYEAEPEETRPVFRGLRQLRDELNETRAEPLAHLSMGMSNDFEIAIEEGATWIRLGSILVGKEREE from the coding sequence ATGACGCTGCAGCAGAGAATCGAAGCTGTAGAACGACGGATACAGGAAGCATGCGCCCGAGCGGGGCGCAATCGGGAGGACGTCCGGACGATCGCCGTGACGAAGTATGTGTCGCTGGATCGGACGGGAGAGGCGATCGCGGCCGGCTTGAAGCACGTCGGGGAGAACCGCTGGCAGGACGCGGAAGCGAAGTGGATGCGGTACGGTGAGCAGGCGGCCTGGCATTTTATCGGAACGCTGCAGTCGAACAAGGCGAAGGAAGTTGTCGGCAAGTTCGCATACATCCATTCGCTGGACCGCCTCTCCTTGGCCAAGGCGATAGAGAAGCGTGCTGCCGAATTGGATCAGGTCGTCCGCTGCTTCATTCAGGTTAATATATCAGGAGAAGCTTCGAAGCAAGGATTGCCGCCGCAGGAAGTCGCGCCTTTCCTCGAAGAGTTGAAGGCATTCCCGCGCATTCAGCCGATTGGGCTGATGACGATGGCGCCGTATGAAGCGGAACCGGAGGAGACGAGACCGGTCTTTCGCGGTCTGCGCCAATTGCGGGATGAATTGAACGAGACGCGGGCCGAACCGCTTGCCCATCTGTCGATGGGCATGTCGAACGACTTCGAGATCGCCATTGAGGAAGGGGCGACATGGATTCGGCTTGGCTCCATTCTGGTAGGGAAAGAGAGGGAAGAATGA
- a CDS encoding cell division protein SepF, with the protein MGVMNRFMSFLGLQEEEEVIEREQITQADDQELEAPAFDQRKGARGSNIVSIHSQKASKVVLYEPRSYDEAQEIADHLRSRRSVIINLQRVRNDQALRIIDFLSGTVYALSGNISKLGSNIFICTPDNIEIQGSITEMFAEDFEYTQTR; encoded by the coding sequence ATGGGCGTTATGAACCGTTTCATGAGTTTTCTCGGATTGCAGGAAGAGGAAGAAGTCATCGAACGAGAGCAGATCACCCAGGCGGATGACCAGGAGCTGGAAGCGCCTGCCTTCGATCAGCGCAAGGGCGCGAGAGGATCCAACATCGTGAGTATCCATTCGCAGAAGGCTTCCAAGGTCGTCTTGTACGAGCCGCGATCCTATGATGAAGCGCAGGAGATCGCCGATCATTTGCGTTCCCGGCGGTCTGTCATCATTAATCTTCAGCGCGTCCGCAATGATCAGGCGCTGCGGATCATTGATTTCCTGAGCGGAACGGTGTATGCGCTGAGCGGCAACATTTCCAAGCTCGGAAGCAATATTTTCATCTGCACTCCGGACAATATCGAGATTCAAGGTTCGATAACGGAGATGTTTGCGGAGGATTTCGAATATACACAAACGAGGTGA
- a CDS encoding YggT family protein encodes MLEYTIIQYLGYLYEIYTWLIIIYVLMSWLPNVRESFIGEILGKIVEPYLGLFRRIIPPIGGMLDISPIIALFALRFVYMGLVAVVQYLF; translated from the coding sequence TTGCTGGAGTATACGATTATTCAGTATTTGGGCTATCTATATGAAATCTATACGTGGCTCATCATTATTTATGTGTTGATGTCCTGGCTCCCGAATGTCCGTGAGAGCTTTATCGGCGAAATTTTAGGCAAGATTGTCGAGCCGTATTTGGGTCTGTTCCGGCGCATTATCCCGCCGATTGGCGGCATGCTCGATATTTCCCCGATCATCGCCCTGTTTGCGCTCCGCTTCGTGTACATGGGACTGGTAGCCGTTGTGCAGTACCTGTTCTAG
- a CDS encoding RNA-binding protein, whose translation MKDNEKLYVHFHPDEREFVDRAWEWVRRASEGHEVKRTDFLDPRQAYITATLVNRSRDVQLRLDGGSGQAERKRALIAPDYVYAEGEDMGISVLQITSPDRKWDELEHGDFLGALLGLGIKREKIGDIHVSPDRCHVLVTEEMAPFVNTHLRQVHRVSVLTDILPLSELQAADAEMKTAKLSVASLRLDGIASDVFRLSRTKIMAPIKAGRCKVNWKVELNPSAPLEAGDVVSLQGFGRFKVIDVEGLTKKGRYWVTVGTFT comes from the coding sequence ATGAAGGATAACGAGAAGCTGTATGTCCACTTCCATCCCGACGAGCGGGAGTTCGTCGATCGCGCGTGGGAGTGGGTACGGCGCGCGTCCGAAGGACATGAGGTGAAGCGGACGGACTTTTTGGATCCGAGGCAGGCTTATATTACAGCGACCCTGGTCAACCGGAGTCGGGATGTTCAGCTCCGGCTGGACGGCGGTTCCGGGCAGGCAGAGCGTAAGCGGGCCTTGATCGCGCCCGATTATGTATATGCCGAAGGGGAAGATATGGGAATCTCCGTACTCCAGATCACCTCACCTGACCGCAAGTGGGACGAGCTGGAGCATGGTGATTTTCTTGGCGCGCTCCTTGGCTTGGGCATCAAGCGGGAGAAGATTGGGGATATTCATGTCTCCCCCGATCGCTGTCATGTGCTGGTAACGGAGGAGATGGCGCCGTTCGTAAATACGCATCTGCGCCAGGTTCACCGGGTGAGCGTCCTGACGGACATCCTTCCTCTGTCCGAATTGCAAGCGGCGGACGCGGAGATGAAGACAGCGAAGCTGAGCGTCGCTTCCTTGCGTCTTGACGGAATTGCTAGCGACGTGTTCCGCTTGAGCCGCACGAAGATCATGGCGCCTATCAAGGCGGGCCGCTGCAAGGTCAATTGGAAGGTGGAACTGAATCCTTCCGCCCCGCTTGAAGCGGGGGACGTCGTCTCCTTGCAGGGCTTCGGGCGGTTCAAGGTGATCGATGTGGAAGGGTTGACGAAGAAGGGCCGCTATTGGGTTACGGTCGGGACGTTCACCTGA
- a CDS encoding DivIVA domain-containing protein, with protein sequence MPLTPLDIHNKEFSRKLRGYDEDEVNEFLDQIIKDFEALIRENKELQNHALNLQEKLDHFANLEETLSKTIIVAQEAADEVKNNAKKEAQLILKEAEKNADRIINDSLAKSRKVAIEIEELKKQASIYRTRFRTLVEAQLELLSQDGWDGLERAERTEVKELY encoded by the coding sequence ATGCCATTGACACCGCTCGATATACATAATAAGGAATTTAGCCGCAAGCTGCGCGGTTACGATGAAGATGAAGTGAATGAATTTCTAGATCAGATTATTAAAGATTTCGAAGCGCTTATCCGGGAGAATAAAGAGCTGCAGAACCATGCGCTCAATCTGCAGGAGAAGCTGGACCACTTCGCCAACCTGGAGGAGACGCTTAGCAAGACGATTATTGTCGCCCAGGAAGCGGCCGATGAAGTGAAGAACAATGCCAAGAAGGAAGCTCAGCTTATCCTGAAGGAAGCGGAGAAGAATGCCGACCGGATCATCAACGATTCGCTGGCCAAATCGCGTAAGGTAGCGATCGAGATCGAGGAACTGAAGAAGCAGGCGTCCATCTACCGCACACGCTTCCGCACGCTGGTCGAGGCACAGCTGGAGCTGCTGAGCCAGGACGGCTGGGACGGACTGGAGCGCGCGGAACGGACCGAAGTGAAGGAGCTCTATTGA
- the ileS gene encoding isoleucine--tRNA ligase — protein MKKVDVKERARERERRVLQRWNELNTFQKSIDQREGKPNYVFYEGPPTANGAPHIGHVLGRVIKDFIGRYKTMSGYRVLRKAGWDTHGLPVELGVEKQLGISGKQEIEKYGVEEFVKKCKASVFEYEKQWRELTEAIGYWTNLDDPYITLDNRYIESVWHILSTIHNKGLLYRGHRVSPYCPCCQTTLSSHEVAQGYETVKDLSATVKFKLKDSGEYVLAWTTTPWTLPAHAALAMNPDMDYVRVQQDDGVYIVAKNLVDDVMQGEYTILSEHKGAEFIGKTYDAPFSYIKPENGLLIVAAGFVTDASGTGIVHMAPAHGEDDYKSCRDNGISFVSVVDTHGRYTPEVTDFAGRFVKDCDIDIVKALSEQKTLYSKEKYEHSYPFCWRCKSPLLYYATESWFIKTTAVKDQLIENNSKVDWYPSHIREGRFGNFLEDLVDWNISRNRYWGTPLNVWVCSSCKDEYSPGSREELIARAVGPVSEDIELHKPYVDEVKLRCPHCEHGVMERTPEVIDVWFDSGSMPFAQFYHPFGNEQAFNEQYPADMICEGIDQTRGWFFSLLAVSTLYKGKAPYKAVIATGHILDENGQKMSKSKGNVIDPWEIINEYGTDAFRWALLSDSAPWNSKRFSKQIVAEAKSKVIDTLVNTHAFYVLYANIDQYDAQAYEERVSANKLDRWILSRLHTLIGSVTKGLEANDFLNPAKAIEAYVDELSNWYIRRSRDRFWGSGMTDDKLSAYQTLRKVLLTLAKLVAPYAPMVADDIYTNLGGERESVHLDDYPQADGALIDTELEQDMETARQIVELARNVRNETGIKTRQPLSELIISLDRPFHLADYEAVIQDEINVKQIRLETSDSGFVDFVLKLNLKVAGKKYGKNVGPMQNALKSMSAEETRRIVEQGEWTFTAADGEELTVTRDELLVEKQAKAGFASASGYQMTVALNTEITPELEQEGWVREVVRGIQDTRKKLDLPIEKRVDLVIAADAELTAAIQAFDATLRDNVLVASVTFGEVEGMDTIEVGSKTIRVRMT, from the coding sequence GTGAAAAAAGTGGATGTGAAAGAGCGGGCCCGCGAGCGGGAGCGGCGGGTCTTGCAGAGATGGAATGAACTGAATACGTTCCAGAAATCGATCGATCAGCGCGAAGGCAAGCCGAACTATGTGTTCTATGAAGGACCTCCGACGGCGAACGGGGCTCCGCATATCGGGCATGTGCTGGGCCGGGTTATCAAGGACTTCATCGGCCGCTACAAGACGATGTCCGGTTACCGCGTTCTCCGCAAGGCTGGCTGGGATACCCACGGATTGCCCGTCGAGTTGGGCGTAGAGAAGCAGCTGGGCATCTCCGGCAAGCAGGAGATCGAGAAGTACGGGGTCGAGGAATTCGTCAAAAAATGCAAGGCCAGCGTCTTCGAGTATGAAAAGCAATGGCGGGAGCTGACGGAAGCGATCGGCTATTGGACCAATCTGGACGATCCGTATATTACGCTGGACAATCGCTATATCGAAAGCGTATGGCATATTTTGTCCACGATTCACAACAAAGGCTTGCTGTACCGCGGCCACCGCGTTAGCCCGTACTGCCCGTGCTGCCAGACGACCCTCAGCTCGCATGAGGTAGCGCAAGGATATGAGACGGTCAAGGATCTGTCCGCCACCGTCAAGTTCAAGCTGAAGGACAGCGGGGAGTACGTGCTGGCCTGGACAACGACGCCATGGACCCTGCCCGCTCATGCGGCGCTGGCGATGAACCCGGACATGGATTATGTGCGGGTGCAGCAGGATGACGGCGTCTATATCGTGGCCAAAAACCTCGTCGATGACGTGATGCAGGGCGAGTACACGATTCTGTCGGAGCATAAAGGCGCTGAATTTATCGGAAAGACCTATGATGCGCCATTCAGCTACATCAAGCCGGAGAACGGCCTTCTGATCGTCGCGGCCGGGTTCGTCACGGATGCGAGCGGAACCGGGATCGTCCATATGGCGCCGGCGCACGGGGAAGACGACTACAAGAGCTGCCGCGACAACGGCATCAGCTTCGTCAGCGTCGTGGATACTCATGGGCGCTATACGCCGGAAGTAACCGACTTCGCAGGCCGCTTCGTCAAAGATTGCGATATTGACATCGTCAAGGCGCTGTCCGAGCAGAAGACGCTCTACAGCAAGGAAAAATACGAGCACAGCTATCCGTTCTGCTGGCGCTGCAAATCACCGCTGCTCTATTATGCGACCGAATCCTGGTTCATTAAGACGACAGCGGTTAAAGATCAATTAATTGAAAACAACAGCAAGGTAGACTGGTATCCATCTCACATTCGCGAAGGCCGCTTCGGCAACTTCCTTGAAGATCTTGTCGACTGGAATATCAGCCGGAACCGCTATTGGGGAACGCCGCTCAACGTATGGGTATGCTCCTCCTGTAAGGATGAATATTCGCCTGGCAGCCGTGAAGAGCTGATCGCGCGCGCGGTCGGGCCTGTATCGGAGGATATCGAGCTTCATAAGCCGTATGTCGACGAAGTGAAGCTGCGCTGCCCGCACTGCGAGCATGGCGTGATGGAGCGTACGCCGGAAGTCATCGACGTATGGTTCGACAGCGGCTCCATGCCGTTCGCCCAGTTCTATCACCCATTCGGCAATGAACAGGCATTCAACGAGCAGTATCCGGCCGATATGATCTGCGAAGGGATCGACCAGACGCGCGGCTGGTTCTTCAGCCTGCTGGCCGTATCGACGCTGTACAAAGGCAAGGCGCCATACAAGGCGGTGATTGCAACGGGTCATATTTTGGATGAGAACGGACAAAAAATGTCCAAATCGAAAGGCAATGTCATCGATCCGTGGGAAATTATTAACGAGTACGGCACCGATGCATTCCGTTGGGCGCTCCTGTCGGACAGCGCGCCATGGAACTCGAAGCGCTTCTCGAAGCAGATTGTCGCGGAAGCGAAGTCCAAGGTCATCGACACGCTCGTGAACACTCATGCCTTCTATGTGCTCTATGCCAACATCGATCAGTATGATGCGCAAGCTTATGAAGAGCGCGTATCCGCCAACAAGCTGGACCGATGGATTCTGTCCCGTCTCCACACGCTTATCGGGTCGGTGACGAAGGGGCTGGAGGCGAATGACTTCCTGAATCCGGCCAAAGCGATCGAAGCTTACGTGGACGAACTGAGCAACTGGTACATCCGCCGTTCCCGGGACCGTTTCTGGGGCAGCGGCATGACAGATGACAAGCTGTCTGCTTACCAGACGCTGCGCAAGGTGCTCCTGACCTTGGCGAAGCTGGTTGCGCCTTATGCGCCGATGGTGGCGGACGATATTTACACCAATCTGGGCGGCGAACGCGAGAGCGTGCACCTGGACGACTATCCGCAAGCGGACGGGGCCCTTATTGATACGGAACTGGAGCAAGATATGGAGACGGCCCGCCAGATCGTAGAGCTGGCCCGCAATGTCCGCAACGAGACCGGAATCAAGACGAGACAGCCTCTCTCTGAGCTGATCATTTCCCTTGACCGGCCGTTCCATCTGGCCGATTATGAGGCGGTCATCCAAGACGAGATCAATGTGAAGCAGATTCGTCTGGAGACGAGCGACAGCGGATTTGTCGACTTCGTCCTGAAGCTCAATCTGAAGGTGGCGGGCAAGAAGTACGGCAAAAACGTCGGCCCGATGCAGAACGCTTTGAAATCGATGTCCGCAGAAGAGACGCGGCGCATTGTCGAGCAGGGAGAGTGGACATTCACGGCAGCGGATGGCGAAGAATTGACCGTCACACGCGATGAACTGCTCGTGGAGAAGCAGGCGAAGGCCGGATTTGCCTCGGCTTCGGGCTACCAGATGACGGTGGCGCTCAACACCGAAATTACGCCGGAGCTGGAGCAAGAGGGCTGGGTGCGTGAAGTCGTCCGCGGCATTCAGGATACGCGGAAGAAGTTGGATCTCCCGATCGAGAAGCGGGTCGATCTCGTCATTGCCGCCGACGCGGAGCTTACCGCGGCCATTCAGGCGTTCGATGCAACGCTGCGCGATAATGTGCTGGTCGCTTCGGTTACTTTCGGCGAAGTCGAAGGCATGGATACGATCGAGGTCGGTTCGAAGACGATCCGGGTGCGGATGACGTAA
- a CDS encoding DUF5665 domain-containing protein: protein MSKQEEKDKRDIRTGKEEICTEIPADVPQNEWEERQMMKTIHDYTVSLAQKMEKSRLDEYTALLFNPRRLIWVNVMGGIARGVGIAIGVTLFTALIAYILQLLGALNLPIIGDFIADLVRIVQRQLDTKMY from the coding sequence ATGAGCAAACAAGAGGAGAAGGACAAGCGGGACATCCGAACCGGGAAGGAAGAAATTTGTACGGAAATTCCGGCTGACGTACCCCAAAATGAGTGGGAAGAACGGCAAATGATGAAGACGATTCATGATTATACGGTCAGTCTGGCGCAAAAAATGGAGAAATCCCGCCTTGATGAATATACGGCATTGCTTTTCAATCCCCGCAGGCTGATCTGGGTCAATGTGATGGGCGGTATCGCTCGGGGAGTCGGTATCGCCATCGGAGTCACGTTGTTCACTGCACTGATTGCCTATATTTTACAGCTTCTCGGCGCTTTGAACTTGCCGATTATCGGCGACTTCATTGCGGATCTGGTCCGCATCGTGCAGCGCCAGCTGGATACGAAGATGTATTGA
- a CDS encoding TraR/DksA C4-type zinc finger protein: MNSLTSQQLESLKQTLLDKEAQLSRKLSHSNHYGLSRSLRENTGELSNVDNHPGDVATELYERGKDIALNEHDEFLLDRIHSSLAQIDKGTYGICAVCKQPIPYERLEAVPFTMYCIEHEPQREVSDRRPVEEQFLMPPFGRTSLDELDTQNGFDGEDAWQIVESWGTSNTPAMQEDGNIDDYDNMYIEASDDVDGFVESFESFVATDMTGSDVYIVRNRRYRHYMDSGEGEPLLEPDETAYSPDGSNDAGDAYH; the protein is encoded by the coding sequence ATGAATTCGTTAACATCACAGCAATTGGAGTCGCTCAAGCAGACGCTGCTTGACAAAGAGGCCCAGCTGAGCCGCAAGCTGTCTCACAGCAACCATTACGGATTATCCCGTTCGCTCCGCGAAAATACGGGGGAATTGTCTAATGTGGACAATCACCCGGGGGACGTCGCCACAGAACTATATGAACGGGGCAAGGACATCGCCTTGAATGAGCATGATGAATTCTTGCTCGATCGCATTCATAGCTCCCTCGCTCAGATCGACAAGGGCACTTACGGCATTTGTGCAGTCTGTAAGCAACCGATTCCGTACGAACGGCTGGAAGCCGTGCCTTTTACGATGTACTGCATCGAGCATGAGCCGCAGCGCGAAGTGTCGGATCGCCGGCCGGTGGAGGAGCAATTCCTGATGCCTCCCTTCGGGCGCACCAGTCTGGACGAACTGGACACCCAGAACGGCTTCGACGGGGAAGATGCCTGGCAAATTGTCGAATCGTGGGGCACGTCGAATACTCCGGCGATGCAGGAGGACGGCAATATTGATGACTATGACAATATGTACATTGAAGCGTCCGACGATGTCGACGGCTTCGTCGAATCATTCGAGAGCTTCGTCGCCACGGATATGACCGGAAGCGATGTGTACATCGTTCGCAATCGGCGTTATCGGCATTATATGGACAGCGGGGAAGGAGAGCCGCTGCTCGAGCCGGACGAGACAGCCTATTCGCCAGACGGCTCCAACGATGCCGGCGACGCTTATCATTAA
- the lspA gene encoding signal peptidase II, whose translation MWYYIIAVIVFLIDQGTKWIIATRLTLYEQIPVIGNFFLITSHRNTGAAFSILEDQRWFFIIVTIIVASGIIWYMYKIRHQQGHILPVGLSLILGGALGNFLDRLLTGEVVDFLQFNFGSYTFPIFNVADMGITIGVGFVLLDAMLSVKREKALEAEIQRHEAEQGRPEDGQSKEGSTQ comes from the coding sequence GTGTGGTACTATATTATCGCTGTGATCGTGTTCCTCATCGATCAAGGCACCAAATGGATTATCGCGACCCGATTAACGCTATATGAGCAAATTCCGGTTATTGGCAATTTTTTCTTAATTACGTCGCACCGCAATACTGGAGCCGCGTTCAGCATTCTTGAAGATCAACGCTGGTTTTTCATCATTGTCACAATCATTGTTGCTTCCGGCATTATTTGGTATATGTACAAAATCCGGCATCAGCAAGGACATATTTTGCCTGTCGGACTTAGCCTTATCCTTGGAGGAGCGCTCGGCAATTTCCTTGATCGGCTGCTGACGGGCGAGGTTGTCGATTTTCTTCAATTCAATTTCGGATCGTATACGTTCCCGATCTTCAATGTCGCCGACATGGGCATTACGATCGGCGTTGGCTTCGTGCTGCTTGATGCGATGCTGTCCGTGAAGCGGGAAAAGGCGCTCGAGGCCGAGATTCAGCGGCATGAAGCCGAGCAGGGCCGTCCAGAAGACGGACAATCGAAGGAAGGATCGACACAATGA
- a CDS encoding RluA family pseudouridine synthase — translation MTDLRTTSSEEDNQEGLEQDVQQWTVTDAEAGERIDKYITESLEEPVSRSQVQLWLRDAHMLVNGRSVKPNYKVGAGDEIELRIPEPASTDIVPEEIPLDIYYEDADVIVINKPRGMVVHPAPGHLSGTVVNALMHHCRDLSGINGELRPGIVHRIDKDTSGLLMAAKNDRAHTELAAQLKAHTVLRKYKALVHGNLSHDQGTIDAPIGRDPHDRKMFAVTDRNSKRAVTHFQVAERFGDVTLVELQLETGRTHQIRVHMKYIGHPLVGDPMYTRGVRGLTMNGQALHAATLGFVHPASGQLLQFEAPLPDDMEHLLYMLRNR, via the coding sequence ATGACAGACTTACGAACAACATCGTCGGAGGAAGACAATCAAGAAGGCTTGGAACAGGATGTGCAGCAATGGACGGTAACCGACGCGGAAGCCGGGGAGCGCATCGATAAATACATAACCGAATCGTTGGAGGAACCGGTATCCCGTTCGCAGGTCCAGCTCTGGCTTCGGGATGCTCATATGCTTGTGAACGGGCGGAGCGTCAAGCCGAATTACAAAGTCGGCGCCGGAGACGAGATCGAGCTGCGGATTCCGGAACCGGCCTCGACGGATATCGTCCCGGAGGAGATTCCGCTCGATATTTATTACGAGGATGCCGATGTCATCGTCATCAACAAACCGCGCGGAATGGTCGTTCATCCCGCGCCAGGCCATCTGTCGGGAACGGTGGTGAACGCCCTTATGCACCATTGCCGCGATCTGTCCGGCATTAACGGCGAGCTCCGTCCCGGCATCGTGCATCGTATCGACAAGGATACGTCCGGCCTGCTGATGGCAGCCAAGAACGACCGCGCTCATACGGAGCTGGCGGCACAACTGAAGGCGCACACGGTGCTGCGGAAATATAAGGCGCTCGTTCACGGCAATCTGTCGCATGATCAAGGCACGATCGATGCGCCGATCGGCCGCGATCCGCATGACCGGAAAATGTTCGCGGTGACCGATCGCAACAGCAAGCGGGCGGTGACCCATTTCCAGGTGGCCGAGAGGTTCGGGGATGTCACCTTGGTTGAACTTCAACTGGAGACGGGCAGAACCCATCAGATCCGCGTCCATATGAAATATATCGGCCATCCGCTCGTCGGGGATCCGATGTATACGCGCGGCGTGCGCGGCCTAACGATGAACGGCCAAGCCCTCCATGCGGCCACCTTGGGTTTCGTTCATCCTGCAAGCGGTCAATTGCTGCAGTTCGAGGCTCCGCTGCCGGACGATATGGAGCATCTGCTGTATATGCTGCGCAACCGGTAG